In Leuconostoc kimchii IMSNU 11154, the DNA window AAGGGTGTAAAATAATTGTATGGTCACAAGAACAACAAGTGAAGCAACGCGCGAAAAAATTTTACTAGCGGCAACGACGCTTTTTTTGGCGCGAGGTTATGCGCAAACAACGACGCGGGATATAACCAAAGCGCTTAACATGACACAACCAGCTCTATATCATTATTTTGGTGATAAGGAGGCATTATTTGTTGAGGTGATTAAGCGTGTGGGTCAGCAGATTGCCACTGATATGCAATTGGTATTGGCTAAGACATATGAGCAGCCTATTACGCAGCTTGTTGATATGACACAGGTGATTGTCACTCGTCATCCGCGGGACGTCTTTACATTAATTCACGGCAGCTTTTCGGATCTATCTTCAGCAAGTCAACGTGAGTTGGGCGCTGTATTTGGGCGTGACTATGTTGCGCCCATTGCGCAATTTTTTGGTCAGGAAGCCATTAAATTACGTCATCACATTGATCCTAAAATTGCGAGTTCGTTTTATATTACTAGTTTGGCACCCTTATTCAGTGAGTTTCATGCAATTAACAATGAACAAACAATGACAGAACGAATTCAACAATTACTTGATTTGATACTTTATGGTGTCGCGCAACGTTGAGTTTTAGAGTACTAAATGTTATGCTAGAAGAAGAATTTAACGGAGAATCAGATATGGCTAGTCAAAGAGTATCACTCGCGTGTACAGTTTGTGGATCACGTAACTACACATTAACATTATCAAAAGATCGTACAGAACGACTTGCAGTTAAGAAGTTTTGTCCATTCTGTGGTAAACACACATTGCACCAACAAACAAAGTAAAGGTTAACGACTAATGTTGAAATATTTTAGAAATGTTGCTACTGAAATGAAAAATGTGACTTGGCTGTCACAAGATCAAGCTTCAAAAGAAACGGTGACGGTAATTACTGTTTCTGTTATCTTTGCACTTTTCTTAGGTGGCGTTGATTGGCTTTTGCAAAGCGGTTTTAGTTTCATCATGAATTGATAGCATAACGATTAGAATTATAGTATACTGGTGTTAACGGCAAAAGAGCTTCTTTAAACGGGAGTTCTTTTTTATATCAAAAAATGAAGGGACGCTTTGCGCTTAATATCATGTCAGAAAATAACGATTTACCACAAGAAAATAACGAGATACCAGTCCATAATACGGACGATATTGAAAAATCATGGTTTGTTGTTCATACCTATTCTGGTTATGAACACAAGGTTAAGGCTAACTTAGAATCACGTACACAAACGATGCGGATGACGGAACAAATTTTCCGTATTCTAGTGCCTGAACAAGAAGTCACCACCATTCAGGATGGTGAAGCGAAAACTTCTGTCGAAAATGACTTCCCAGGGTATGTGTTGGTTGAAATGGCCACACCTCAAGATTACAACATGACTGATGAGGCTTGGTATGTGGTTCGTAACACGCCGGGTGTTACAGGTTTCTTGGGATCGCACGGTGCTGGTTCAAAACCAAATTCACTTATGCCTGAAGAAGTTGATCTTTTAATGAAACGTATGGGGATGTCTACGCGTGAAGTTGTTACGCTAGATGTTGAAGCAGGTCAAATTGTCAAAATTATTGCAGGGCCTTTCTCGGGCATGGAGGGGACAGTGACAGCTGTTGACCCAGAAAAGCAGACATTAGAAGCAACAGTAGAAGTCTTTGGACGTGAAACACCCACAGAATTAGATTTTGCTGACGTGGATACTGTTTTAGATAATTAATGATTAAATGTTGCAAAAATGTGCTTATTTTTGTATAATTAACAGGTATGTCATCGACATGCGTGGGAGCAGCACTTAAGCTGCGTCTACCACAACACGAGGAGGAAAAAATCGTGGCTAAAAAAGTTACAACAGTTGTTAAATTACAAATTGCCGCTGCTAAAGCAACGCCGGCACCACCAGTTGGTCCAGCGTTGGGACAGGCCGGTATTAATATCGCGCAATTCACAAAAGAATTTAATGCGCGTACTGCAGACCAAGCAGGTTCAATCGTTCCGGTTGAAATCTCTGTATTCGATGATCGTTCATTCGAATTCGTTACAAAGACACCACCTGCTGCTGATCAATTACGTAAGATCGTAGGAAAGGGTTCTGGAGAACCCAACACTAAGAAGGTCGGAAACGTTACTTTGGATCAAATTCGTGCAATTGCTGAAAACAAGATGGATGATTTAAATGCCAACGATGTGACAGCAGCTATGCGTATGATTGAAGGTACAGCGCG includes these proteins:
- the rpmG gene encoding 50S ribosomal protein L33, with the protein product MASQRVSLACTVCGSRNYTLTLSKDRTERLAVKKFCPFCGKHTLHQQTK
- the nusG gene encoding transcription termination/antitermination protein NusG, whose translation is MSENNDLPQENNEIPVHNTDDIEKSWFVVHTYSGYEHKVKANLESRTQTMRMTEQIFRILVPEQEVTTIQDGEAKTSVENDFPGYVLVEMATPQDYNMTDEAWYVVRNTPGVTGFLGSHGAGSKPNSLMPEEVDLLMKRMGMSTREVVTLDVEAGQIVKIIAGPFSGMEGTVTAVDPEKQTLEATVEVFGRETPTELDFADVDTVLDN
- the rplK gene encoding 50S ribosomal protein L11, with amino-acid sequence MAKKVTTVVKLQIAAAKATPAPPVGPALGQAGINIAQFTKEFNARTADQAGSIVPVEISVFDDRSFEFVTKTPPAADQLRKIVGKGSGEPNTKKVGNVTLDQIRAIAENKMDDLNANDVTAAMRMIEGTARSMGVTVEGVDLTVEGTAIKEDAE
- the secE gene encoding preprotein translocase subunit SecE, encoding MLKYFRNVATEMKNVTWLSQDQASKETVTVITVSVIFALFLGGVDWLLQSGFSFIMN
- a CDS encoding TetR/AcrR family transcriptional regulator; translated protein: MVTRTTSEATREKILLAATTLFLARGYAQTTTRDITKALNMTQPALYHYFGDKEALFVEVIKRVGQQIATDMQLVLAKTYEQPITQLVDMTQVIVTRHPRDVFTLIHGSFSDLSSASQRELGAVFGRDYVAPIAQFFGQEAIKLRHHIDPKIASSFYITSLAPLFSEFHAINNEQTMTERIQQLLDLILYGVAQR